One genomic window of Anoplolepis gracilipes chromosome 5, ASM4749672v1, whole genome shotgun sequence includes the following:
- the LOC140666399 gene encoding LOW QUALITY PROTEIN: cilia- and flagella-associated protein 52 (The sequence of the model RefSeq protein was modified relative to this genomic sequence to represent the inferred CDS: deleted 1 base in 1 codon), protein MEPRVLETIGIIAFDGITKNALRLHPDETHLLYPMGHKVVIRNIKTSKQRFLSGHTNNVSALCISPCGKYVASGQNNHLGFKAMVIVWNYEEGMMIGSYETHKVGVEDLCFTCNSDFLVSLGGRDDGNVIVWDVQKNSLICGSFASNDTSGDAYNIARMHLHGECFVTAGDRTLKIWRIEAEKRRVHGIDVEVGRLKRLINCIVVDERDEIVYCGTSSGDIINARLNLRNDLECGESLARAPVIIGCYSKITRDLRKMKTGEGDLYAGGVRSMLLLKDGKLLVGTGDGTIELIQIISRKESRTHKPSKFPNTPQILTHQAENVCSAVTSMVLYLNEFVLVGTAWCEIYQIQLSNFHMRLLVTSHTSCIYSIAFPRIRSEIFATGGKNDIRLWQLEKQKETLRITVANFICSSLQFACDDQILFSAWNDGTIRAFVSHNGQLHFAIHNAHTKAVSTIAVTSDGMTLISGGCDGQVRIWEVKADVQRLISILKEHRGPITSLNISSNNENLISSSTDGTCVVWDVTRRTRKHTLMGNTMFMMAQFTPDGIQILTCGTDRKIAYWETLDGSLVREIEGSNVGTLNCLDISPDGRCFVTGSNDCTVKIWKYDSADLLHVGDSHAAIITGCKISADGKYIVTISAEGAIIIWKYPSETLEDSKSIGETRTVSSIHSLRNDEKLSLQKTDVCDKDIAADQTVRSSKKSTSSCTSGDRKQLSVGSNQSKGSKKETHDEKSPICKCTSLRSANSKSSTGTPNKCRCKDTKKDESSSSSKIKEMEQLKESSDVWSRKSTTSDNA, encoded by the exons ATGGAGCCTCGGGTTCTCGAAACGATCGGAATAATCGCGTTCGATG GTATAACGAAAAATGCTCTGCGATTACATCCGGATGAGACGCATCTTCTATATCCGATGGGCCATAAGGTGGTCATAAGGAACATCAAAACCAGCAAGCAACGATTCCTCAGCGGTCACACGAACAATGTCTCTGCATTGTGCATTTCTCCGTGCGGAAAATACGTCGCTTCCGGCCAAAATAATCATCTCGGTTTCAAG GCTATGGTGATCGTGTGGAATTACGAAGAAGGCATGATGATAGGCAGCTACGAGACGCACAAAGTCGGCGTCGAAGATCTGTGTTTCACGTGTAATAGCGACTTTCTCGTAAGCCTCGGCGGCAGGGATGACGGCAACGTAATCGTCTGGGACGTCCAGAAGAATTCTCTTATATGTG GATCATTCGCCAGTAACGATACAAGTGGCGATGCATATAATATCGCAAGGATGCATCTTCACGGTGAATGCTTTGTCACCGCGGGTGACAGGACTCTGAAGATTTGGCGCATCGAGGCAGAGAAGCGAAGGGTGCATGGAATCGACGTGGAAGTAGGCAGATTGAAGCGTCTCATCAACTGCATCGTCGTGGACGAGAGGGATGAGATCGTTTACTGCGGCACTTCTTCCGGTGATATCATTAATGCAAG ATTGAACTTACGTAATGATCTGGAATGCGGAGAATCACTAGCGCGTGCGCCGGTGATAATCGGCTGCTATTCAAAGATAACGCGCGATCTAAGAAAAATGAAGACGGGTGAGGGTGATTTGTACGCAGGCGGGGTGAGAAGTATGTTGCTTCTAAAAGATGGAAAACTGCTAGTTGGTACTGGTGACGGTACCATCGAATTGATCCAAATAATAAGCAGGAAGGAAAGCCGAACGCATAAGCCGTCAAAGTTCCCAAATACGCCGCAGATACTcact caTCAAGCGGAAAACGTATGCAGTGCCGTGACGTCCATGGTTTTATATCTAAACGAATTTGTGCTGGTCGGGACAGCCTGGTGCGAAATCTATCAGATTCAGCTGTCAAATTTTCACATGCGTCTACTTGTCACTTCTCATACTAGTTGCATATATAGCATCGCTTTTCCGCG CATCCGTTCGGAGATATTCGCGACAGGCGGGAAAAACGACATCAGACTATGGCAGCTGGAAAAGCAAAAAGAGACACTTCGTATCACTGTGGCAAATTTCATTTGTTCCAGTCTACAGTTTGCATGCGACGATCAAATCTTGTTTTCTG cTTGGAATGACGGCACAATAAGAGCATTTGTGTCGCACAACGGACAGCTTCATTTCGCCATTCACAATGCTCATACAAAAGCCGTATCTACGATCGCGGTCACGAGCGACGGTATGACACTCATTAGTGGTGGTTGCGACGGTCag gTACGAATATGGGAGGTTAAAGCCGACGTGCAGCGATTGATTAGCATACTGAAAGAACATCGGGGACCGATAACGTCTTTGAACATCTCTAGCAACAATGAAAACTTAATTAGTTCAAGCACAGACGGCACATGCGTCGTCTGGGATGTAAC ACGTCGCACTAGGAAACATACCCTCATGGGAAACACGATGTTCATGATGGCGCAATTCACACCTGACGGTATCCAAATTTTGACATGCGGCACGGATCGAAAGATCGCTTACTGGGAAACTCTGGATGGCTCGTTAGTGCGAGAAATTGAAGGTTCCAACGTCGGAACGTTAAACTGCTTGGACATCAGTCCCGACGGTCGGTGTTTTGTCACCGGATCCAACGACTGTACTGTGAAAATCTGGAAATACGATAGCGCGGATCTCCTTCACGTCGGTGATTCCCACGCGGCAATAATCACTGGGTGTAAAATCAGCGCAGACGGCAAGTATATAGTGACAATTAGCGCCGAGGGAGCGATTATAATTTGGAAATATCCATCTGAAACCTTGGAAGATTCAAAGTCTATAGGAGAAACAAGAACAGTTAGCTCCATACATAGCTTGCGAAATGATGAGAAATTATCTCTGCAAAAAACAGATGTGTGTGATAAGGACATCGCAGCGGATCAAACTGTACGATCTTCCAAAAAATCTACTTCATCATgtacaa GTGGTGATCGAAAGCAGCTATCAGTTGGTTCCAATCAAAGTAAAGGATCTAAAAAGGAAACTCATGAC GAAAAGTCCCCCATTTGTAAATGTACATCATTAAGATCAGCAAACTCTAAATCAAGTACAGGCACACCGAACAAATGTCGATGTAAAGACACAAAAAAGGATGAATCATCTAGCTCTAGCAAAATAAAGGAAATGGAACAATTGAAAGAATCTTCAGATGTGTGGAGCAGAAAATCCACTACATCAGATAATGcataa
- the Atg12 gene encoding autophagy protein 12-like isoform X1, whose protein sequence is MAAKEEVNNSTSETKVEETPDSTTEDAPTSLETIPEGTAVRNGLQTAQKDKTKIDILLKATANAPIMKQKKWSVCQDNPIGRISEFIKKYLKLDPNERLFLYVNQTFAPAPDQTVKNLYDCYGADGKLVIHYCKSQAWG, encoded by the exons atggcTGCTAAAGAAGAGGTAAACAATTCAACATCTGAGACAAAGGTTGAAGAAACACCGGATTCAACGACCGAAGATGCACCGACTAGCTTAGAAACCATCCCTGAAGGAACTGCAGTACGAAATGGCCTTCAGACAGCACAGAAGGATAAAACAAAGA TTGATATACTCCTGAAGGCTACTGCCAATGCTCCGATtatgaaacagaaaaaatggTCTGTCTGCCAAGATAATCCCATTGGACGAATTTCTGAATTTATCAAGAAGTACCTTAAGTTGGATCCCAATGAAAGATTG TTTCTTTATGTTAATCAGACGTTTGCACCTGCTCCTGATCAGACAGTTAAGAATTTGTACGATTGCTATGGTGCAGATGGAAAACTAGTCATCCATTATTGTAAAAGTCAAGCCTGGGGTTGA
- the Atg12 gene encoding autophagy protein 12-like isoform X2, which yields MAAKEEVNNSTSETKVEETPDSTTEDAPTSLETIPEGTAVRNGLQTAQKDKTKIDILLKATANAPIMKQKKWSVCQDNPIGRISEFIKKYLKLDPNERLTFAPAPDQTVKNLYDCYGADGKLVIHYCKSQAWG from the exons atggcTGCTAAAGAAGAGGTAAACAATTCAACATCTGAGACAAAGGTTGAAGAAACACCGGATTCAACGACCGAAGATGCACCGACTAGCTTAGAAACCATCCCTGAAGGAACTGCAGTACGAAATGGCCTTCAGACAGCACAGAAGGATAAAACAAAGA TTGATATACTCCTGAAGGCTACTGCCAATGCTCCGATtatgaaacagaaaaaatggTCTGTCTGCCAAGATAATCCCATTGGACGAATTTCTGAATTTATCAAGAAGTACCTTAAGTTGGATCCCAATGAAAGATTG ACGTTTGCACCTGCTCCTGATCAGACAGTTAAGAATTTGTACGATTGCTATGGTGCAGATGGAAAACTAGTCATCCATTATTGTAAAAGTCAAGCCTGGGGTTGA
- the LOC140666401 gene encoding uncharacterized protein isoform X2: MVEEAGCGELQQLVQEEECEEPLSHGGEATPPSTPARSQRPSKTEAHNSNVSQQILWENNTQTSPIISKGSSGQGTSQGSMVSGRLANTSSYTGNQSRLTYFNEKEKQRPTRPDPPRIVRQHKEVPDVRHMEQALLQLLEDFHSGNLRAFGKDCSMEQMTEIREQQERLARLHFELGQRQEVGGEQSGLRQSSANMRHLLHRLQQLSICIEKLHSK; this comes from the exons ATGGTGGAAGAAGCTGGATGCGGTGAATTGCAACAATTGGTCCAAGAAGAGGAATGCGAGGAACCGCTCAGTCATGGAGGAGAAGCTACCCCTCCGTCAACACCAGCAAGATCTCAACGTCCAAGCAAAACTGAAGCGCACAACTCCAATGTATCG CAACAAATATTATGGGAAAATAACACACAAACATCACCTATTATTAGCAAAGGAAGCTCTGGTCAAGGAACAAGTCAAGGTTCTATGGTTTCTGGTCGACTTGCTAATACTTCGAGTTATACTGGTAATCAATCTCGATTAACATATTTCAATGAAAAGGAGAAACAAAGACCTACTCGACCAGATCCTCCAAGAATTGTGAGGCAGCACAAAG AGGTTCCTGATGTTCGCCATATGGAACAAGCTTTGCTACAATTACTGGAAGACTTTCACAGTGGGAATTTACGAGCATTTG GAAAAGATTGTAGTATGGAGCAGATGACAGAAATACGAGAACAACAAGAACGTTTAGCCAGGCTACATTTTGAGCTTGGCCAACGACAAGAAGTGGGTGGAGAACAGTCGGGCCTTCGTCAATCGAGCGCGAATATGCGACATTTGCTTCATCGTCTACAACAATTGAGTATTTGTATAGAAAAGTTACacagtaaataa
- the LOC140666401 gene encoding uncharacterized protein isoform X1, translating into MVEEAGCGELQQLVQEEECEEPLSHGGEATPPSTPARSQRPSKTEAHNSNVSQQILWENNTQTSPIISKGSSGQGTSQGSMVSGRLANTSSYTGNQSRLTYFNEKEKQRPTRPDPPRIVRQHKAMVPCKHHCFLSEVPDVRHMEQALLQLLEDFHSGNLRAFGKDCSMEQMTEIREQQERLARLHFELGQRQEVGGEQSGLRQSSANMRHLLHRLQQLSICIEKLHSK; encoded by the exons ATGGTGGAAGAAGCTGGATGCGGTGAATTGCAACAATTGGTCCAAGAAGAGGAATGCGAGGAACCGCTCAGTCATGGAGGAGAAGCTACCCCTCCGTCAACACCAGCAAGATCTCAACGTCCAAGCAAAACTGAAGCGCACAACTCCAATGTATCG CAACAAATATTATGGGAAAATAACACACAAACATCACCTATTATTAGCAAAGGAAGCTCTGGTCAAGGAACAAGTCAAGGTTCTATGGTTTCTGGTCGACTTGCTAATACTTCGAGTTATACTGGTAATCAATCTCGATTAACATATTTCAATGAAAAGGAGAAACAAAGACCTACTCGACCAGATCCTCCAAGAATTGTGAGGCAGCACAAAG CTATGGTGCCATGCAAACACCATTGCTTTTTGTCAGAGGTTCCTGATGTTCGCCATATGGAACAAGCTTTGCTACAATTACTGGAAGACTTTCACAGTGGGAATTTACGAGCATTTG GAAAAGATTGTAGTATGGAGCAGATGACAGAAATACGAGAACAACAAGAACGTTTAGCCAGGCTACATTTTGAGCTTGGCCAACGACAAGAAGTGGGTGGAGAACAGTCGGGCCTTCGTCAATCGAGCGCGAATATGCGACATTTGCTTCATCGTCTACAACAATTGAGTATTTGTATAGAAAAGTTACacagtaaataa
- the LOC140666397 gene encoding maestro heat-like repeat-containing protein family member 1, whose product MKDVNMKEEFESNDNSELPAVIGALLDSLDDKNQDVKQSVIESIERLSMKNPETVIHATIYFWEMHKKISTEHTASLLNIMSNICKHSATSLNTNIATSLAEIAANELIGEIENEAAELLTELCKKYCMQAMGELLSKLKPGIIPNAAIVFTIGKLAATNPYGMLSFIKVILTIILPMLNQIREEVLKQAVCLMISKFCEAINDYMMNEELLVPEINKHSFEEEICSACDFLMHNWLKTSRDFKSTEAILNALASIISLLSEQQNNERIIKLIPICLNLSKKSNIRLASVKVLAVLLNCIKTESDKEAIRPSIEYIHQTLFEYVSISPFDETTRNTLLTHFEVLQCSKSLVTLYPEEGLDRTLQQLKSPSANQRARALVVLKYLINTLPSEDDGTLQRIALSLQESLGEDNSLQMVSAIAALAARPTFPLLPSQRAKFIRYMVLHCETKNDNMKECSTALHLLATTVDGVESWLWPCLIEALLDPSCVASVTSVLRSLTPLAIKIINNENSSIDERDFPGTKVLGRCLELLSDPANRFAVMTFLRTVAPLVGHRIKPYWDKKLFELSQICLQNEQTNSQKNSKEEKDSMLRDLIWEKKVVEWLEESIKLEGESWGSKIAEELVSKANVPNVALLLACTCNNNAHITLLVELARSHGTTKEFARAVGICAKRHLNIVLKLMEEFCAAEDARKVRVRLLGLMKAATTAETAKAGLLQSYAEIAQRGDPQKLFPAFEKHVLPWNIKQLNECKELSIKEAGLSVLEQVGNAVHPTKFPEFKGLHIKTTALASLLGILQSSTGYRPLQLYPAVLKAINSLIRIPPMLNNEEREIFLSAILDKTICASSEIDRHLNSEIMQQVMDELGAISSEIVSDSANALAELVDILLPWVQSKSNIERKMTLLVLHTVLQSYYNSLKYTYPGGKLDAGQLIGRIFCWCADDDCELRPLVIDCLLLSLDIAARHRHKLPESASIENIQKIKKEMTEDLALTYGTIKNLADAVSNKIPSGEIVGFAEGLIEGLLFYGDTSLAAGVGLTRHFEMRGSEISRTDVCLVDSIIVQMRQIENRSCRFVAITAIVSLMKYHPEEVNEHLLSQPLPLDPGTRLCWKEIGNDEQLGNRALELLLVKLEFGNLFSEVTTHSGKNNTVSLPSLAAIMGLKYLLESPNMEHFVELHLSELLSVLLKYLSGWLYVEAPMSLINTKYGYVPNRAAQKINPYAEVYSVITNILMIIQPNVAQSLVAEAATCCETQTEENVISIVETLVKCISKKNENMLTMAQKLSKLVTSTIAIQRAVVATFYTELIDTVNCGVIWLETMINTLYECKTDSSSLVRKHAIIGLARICHLDQKLFDEYFDNCMDAFLDGLEETAGGEGGTEVVVESLRSLSMLLQFQYKKPVSPRVVLALKPFIEKEYWEMKLYAIEALGAVVANWHRSIALPTDDLIDHLLGCLPSLIIRLEDTNRTIVMASQITLCNITDFLRNEKLAHVMFSHLGPEVKFDFETSAKVLINCLKEEFPQRAEELRNAVVRGYSKSENDNIRATSALLLGLFSSPRPEDIQRLLQLLRDRKSVVRIRASQALSFCYTS is encoded by the exons TAAGCATGAAGAATCCAGAGACTGTCATTCATGCTACTATATACTTTTGGGAAATGCATAAAAag ATATCCACGGAACATACGGCATCTCTGTTGAATATAATGTCCAATATCTGCAAACATTCAGCTACAAGTTTAAACACAAATATAGCAACATCGCTTGCTGAAATAGCGGCGAATGAATTAATAGGAGAGATTGAGAATGAGGCAGCTGAGTTGTTAACTGAACTTTGTAAAAAGTATTGCATGCAAGCCATGGGTGAACTTTTGTCTAA attaaaacCTGGGATAATTCCTAATGCTGCAATAGTTTTCACAATAGGAAAGCTTGCAGCAACTAATCCATATGGAATGTTATcctttattaaagtaatattgacTATTATATTACCAATGTTAAATCAAATACGTGAAGAAGTTCTTAAACAAGCAGTTTGTCTCA TGATCAGTAAGTTTTGTGAGgctataaatgattatatgaTGAATGAAGAACTCTTAGTTCCTGAAATTAACAAACACTCATTTGAAGAAGAAATTTGCTCTGCCTGCGACTTTTTAATGCACAACTGGTTGAAAACATCTCGCGATTTCAAATCAACGGAAgctattttaaatgcattagCTTCTATAATATCTCTATTATCCGAACAACAAAATAacgaaagaattataaaattgataccTATATGTTTAAACCTTTCTAAGAAATCCAATATACGCTTAGCTTCAGTAAA agtTTTAGCTGTACTTTTAAATTGCATCAAGACTGAAAGTGACAAAGAGGCAATTCGTCCGTCTATAGAGTACATACATCAAACTTTATTCGAATATGTCAGTATTAGCCCTTTTGACGAGACCACTCGAAACACGCTTCTTACGCATTTCGAGGTATTGCAATGTTCCAAATCATTGGTCACTTTATATCCTGAAGAAGGTCTTGACAG AACCTTGCAACAGTTGAAATCACCATCTGCCAATCAACGCGCTCGTGCTTTGGTAGTCctgaaatatctcataaatacTCTTCCATCAGAG gACGATGGAACATTGCAAAGAATTGCACTGAGCCTGCAGGAGTCTCTTGGAGAGGATAATTCACTGCAAATGGTTAGTGCTATAGCAGCACTCGCAGCACGACCAACATTTCCTCTTCTACCGTCACAGAGAGCTAAATTTATTCGTTATATG GTGTTGCACTGTGAAACGAAAAACGACAACATGAAGGAATGTTCCACAGCTTTACATTTGCTCGCGACGACAGTCGACGGTGTCGAGTCTTGGTTGTGGCCGTGTTTGATAGAGGCATTGCTGGATCCATCTTGCGTAGCATCT GTTACATCCGTGTTACGTTCACTGACTCCGTtagcgataaaaataataaataatgaaaattcttcAATAGACGAGAGGGATTTTCCAGGCACAAAAGTTTTAGGCAGATGTCTAGAATTATTAAGCGATCCAGCTAATCGATTCGCAGTAATGACCTTTTTGAGAACAGTAGCACCTTTAGTAGGACATCGAATAAAGCCTTACTGGGACAAAAAGTTGTTCGAACTTTCGCAGATATGTTTGCAAAACGAACAAAcaaattctcaaaaaaattccaaagaagaaaaagattctATGCTACG AGATTTAATTTGGGAAAAGAAGGTAGTAGAATGGTTGGAAGAGAGCATAAAACTGGAAGGAGAATCGTGGGGCAGCAAGATTGCTGAGGAACTCGTTTCGAAAGCAAACGTACCGAATGTAGCGTTGCTTTTAGCATGTACGTGCAACAACAATGCTCACATTACTCTTCTCGTCGAACTCGCGCGTTCTCACGGTACCACCAAAGAATTCGCGCGAGCAGTCGGCATCTGCGCCAAACGACACTTGAATATTGTGTTGAAATTAATGGAGGAGTTTTGCGCCGCCGAGGACGCCAGAAAAGTCCGCGTGAGGTTATTAGGTTTAATGAAAGCTGCCACTACTGCTGAAACTGCAAAAGCGGGTTTATTACAATCCTATGCCGAAATCGCTCAGAGGGGAGATCCACAGAAACTCTTCCCAGCGTTTGAAAAGCACGTATTACCGTGGAACATTAAACAGTTGAACGAATGCAAGGAATTATCTATAAAAGAAGCAGGACTGTCAGTTTTGGaacaa GTGGGCAATGCTGTTCATCCCACCAAATTTCCCGAATTTAAAGgcttacatataaaaactacTGCTTTAGCGTCTTTATTGGGAATTTTGCAATCATCAACTGGTTATAGACCGTTGCAACTTTACCCGGCAGTACTGAAagcaataaattctttaat ACGTATACCGCCAATGCTAAATaatgaagaaagagaaatttttctcaGTGCAATATTGGATAAGACGATTTGTGCCAGTTCAGAG ATTGATCGTCATTTAAATTCAGAAATAATGCAACAAGTCATGGATGAATTGGGAGCCATATCCAGTGAAATTGTATCTGATTCAGCAAATGCGTTAGCTGAGCTGGTCGATATATTGTTACCATGGGTACAGTCCAAGTcaaatatagaaagaaaaatgactCTATTGGTGTTACATACAGTACTTca GTCTTATTATAACTCTTTAAAGTATACATATCCAGGCGGCAAGTTGGACGCCGGACAACTAATAGGGAGAATTTTCTGCTGGTGCGCGGATGATGATTGCGAGTTGAGACCATTGGTGATCGATTGTTTACTTCTTTCTCTGGATATTGCAGCCCGTCATCGTCATAAATTACCTGAGAGCGCCTCGAtcgaaaatatacaaaaaataaagaaagaaatgactGAAGATCTTGCATTAACTTATGGAACCATAAAA AATTTGGCTGATGcagtatcaaataaaattcctAGTGGTGAGATAGTTGGCTTTGCAGAAGGATTGATAGAAGGTTTACTTTTTTATGGAGACACAAGCCTGGCAGCAGGAGTAGGTCTTACACGACATTTTGAAATGAGAGGATCGGAGATATCTAGAACAGATGTTTGTTTAGTCG ACAGTATTATTGTGCAAATGAGACAAATTGAAAATAGATCCTGCAGGTTCGTTGCAATAACAGCTATTGTATCGCTGATGAAATACCATCCAGAAGAAGTGAACGAGCATCTTTTATCACAACCATTACCGTTGGATCCAGGTACCAGATTGTGTTGGAAAGAAATCGGAAATGACGAACAGCTGGGAAACCGA GCTTTAGAATTGTTACTGGTAAAACTCGAATTCGGTAATCTATTCAGTGAAGTTACGACACATtctggaaaaaataatactgtGTCTCTCCCGTCCTTGGCGGCTATTATGGGGTTGAAATATCTTCTCGAATCGCCGAATATGGAACATTTCGTTGAACTACACTTATCAGAATTGTTATCGGTTCTTCTTAAGTACCTTTCAGGCTGGTTGTACGTTGAAGCTCCCATGTCGCTGATAAACACGAAATACGGATATGTACCGAATCGAGCCGCACAAAAGATAAATCCATACGCGGAAGTGTATTCCGTAATAACTAACATATTGATGATTATCCAGCCAAATGTCGCGCAAAGTTTGGTGGCAGAAGCC GCTACCTGTTGTGAGACACAAACCGAGGAGAACGTGATATCAATCGTAGAAACTTTAGTTAAATgcatatcaaaaaaaaatgagaacaTGTTAACCATGGCACAAAAGCTGAGTAAACTGGTGACCAGTACCATAGCCATACAACGGGCGGTTGTCGCGACGTTTTACACGGAACTGATCGACACAGTGAATTGCGGAGTTATATGGCTTGAAACCATGATTAATACCCTATACGAATGCAAGACCGATTCGTCGTCCTTGGTGCGAAAACACGCCATCATCGGGCTTGCTAGAATATGTCATTTGGATCAGAAACtg TTTGacgaatattttgataattgtaTGGATGCCTTTCTCGATGGACTGGAAGAGACCGCTGGCGGGGAAGGCGGCACTGAAGTGGTGGTCGAATCGTTGCGGAGTCTCTCGATGCTGTTGCAGTTTCAATACAAGAAACCTGTAAGTCCGCGAGTGGTGTTAGCTTTGAAACCGTTCATTGAGAAAGAATATTGGGAAATGAAACTCTACGCTATAGAGGCTCTAGGCGCGGTAGTTGCAAATTGGCACAGATCAATCGCATTGCCGACCGATGATTTGATCGATCATCTTTTGGGCTGTTTGCCGTCTCTAATAATAAGATTGGAAGACACGAATAGAACGATAGTTATG GCATCACAGATcacattatgtaatattacggATTTTCTAAGAAATGAGAAATTAGCGCATGTGATGTTTAGCCACTTGGGACCAGAGGTCAAGTTTGATTTTGAGACTTCTGCAAAGGTTttgataaattgtttaaaagagGAATTTCCACAGAGAGCAGAAGAACTCAg AAACGCTGTTGTTCGAGGCTATTCTAAATCAGAGAATGATAATATTAGAGCTACATCTGCACTGCTCTTAGGATTATTTAGCTCTCCGAGGCCCGAGGATATACAAAGACTGTTGCAACTCTTGCGTGATAGAAAAAGTGTTGTAAGAATACGCGCTTCGCAAGCTCTTTCGTTCTGTTATACGTCTTAA